The following proteins are encoded in a genomic region of Dictyoglomus sp. NZ13-RE01:
- a CDS encoding gamma carbonic anhydrase family protein — protein MIKEFNGKKPIISEDTYISEESVIIGEVILEKGVSVWSFAVLRGDLDKIHIRAFTNIQEGVIIHVDKGYPVEVGEGVVVGHSAVLHGCKIGNNCLIGMRAVILDGAEIEDGCIIGAGALVPQGKKIPKNSLVLGVPGAVVRQVREEELEDIKRNVSLYYELSKMYRGR, from the coding sequence GTGATAAAGGAATTTAATGGTAAAAAACCTATAATCTCTGAAGACACGTATATTTCAGAGGAATCCGTTATTATAGGTGAGGTTATCTTAGAAAAGGGGGTAAGTGTTTGGTCTTTTGCAGTTTTGAGAGGAGATTTAGATAAAATCCATATTCGTGCCTTTACAAACATTCAAGAGGGAGTCATTATCCATGTAGATAAGGGTTATCCAGTGGAAGTGGGAGAAGGTGTTGTTGTAGGACACTCAGCAGTTCTCCATGGGTGTAAGATTGGTAATAATTGTTTGATTGGAATGAGGGCAGTTATTTTAGATGGTGCAGAGATCGAGGATGGATGCATTATTGGAGCAGGAGCATTGGTTCCACAAGGCAAAAAAATTCCTAAGAATTCTTTAGTTTTAGGGGTTCCTGGGGCTGTAGTGCGTCAAGTTAGAGAAGAAGAGCTTGAAGATATAAAGAGAAATGTAAGTTTATATTATGAGTTAAGCAAAATGTATAGAGGGAGGTAA